GTGTCCCTTGAATTGAAACTAGCTTTTCCTTGTTCTTTAGCTCTAATTTAGGAACTGCATTGAGTAAAGACACTGTATAAGGATGTTTGGGATCTTCGAATAATTCATCCACAAGTCCGGTCTCAATAATTTTCCCTGCATACATTACAGCAATTCTTTTGGCCATTCCTGCCACTACCCCAAGATCATGGGTAATCATAATGATTGCTGTTCCCAATTTGCTTTGCAATTCTTTTAATAAATCCATAATCTGTGCTTGTATGGTTACGTCTAATGCCGTTGTTGGCTCATCTGCAATAAGCAATTGTGGATTACATGCAAGGGATATGGCGATCATAACTCTTTGGCGCATTCCTCCTGAGAACTGATGAGGGTATTGTCTGATCCTTTCTGTAGCATTGGGTATATTAACGACTTCAAGCATTTTTATTGCTTCCTGTAGTGCTTCAGCTTTAGCCATGCCTCTATGAATCATTAGGCTTTCAGCAATTTGATTGCCAATCTTCATCGTCGGATTTAATGAAGTCATTGGATCTTGAAAGATCATGCTTACATCTCTTCCTCTATAATGTTGCCATTCTTTTTGGCTAAACTTTAATACATCCTCGCCATTAAATAGTATTTCACTATCCTCTTTTATCTCTCCTGGCGGGGTATCTATAAGTCCAATTATGGTTTTTGAAGTTACCGTCTTTCCGCACCCTGATTCACCAACAATAGCAAGTGAATCCCCTTTATTTAAATAAAAGGAAACTCCTCTTACGGCTTGAACTTCACCGGCATAAGTATTAAATGAGACTTTTAAGTTTTTTACTTCAAGTAGTTTTATCATGCTGTACCCCTCCTTTTCTTATTGGCGAAGTTTAGGATCTAAAGCATCGCGAAGACCATCCCCAAGAAGGTTAAATGCCAACATCGTCACACTTATGGCCACCGCTGGGAAAAATAGCTCATGGGGATAATAAGTCATCTGCTGTTGACCTAAGGAAGCCATGGCCCCCCAACTTGTATAGGGTGGCTGAACTCCTAATCCTATGAAGCTCAAGAATGCTTCTGAGAATATAAATCCTGGTACCTGAAAGGTTAAATTAACAATAATTACACTTAATGTATTGGGTAGGAGATGCTTAAATACAATCTTTATTGGTGTAGACCCTAGCATCTGTGCTGCAAGTACATATTCACTTTCCTTTAGCTGAAGCACCTGACCTCTCACCAATCTAGCTAGACCTGTCCAGCTTGTTATGCATAATGCAATAATCAAAGAAGTAAGACCTTTGCCCAAGGATATAGACACCAGGATTACAATGATCATATAGGGTATGCCAACAATCACTTCCACAATACGCATCATGATGTCATCAACGATTCCACCAAAGTATCCACTTATGCCACCATAGGTAGCCCCAACAATTAAGGATACGAAGGCCCCGATAAGGCCGATCAACATGGAAACTCTTCCACCAACCCATATTCTCACAAAAATATCTCTTCCAAGCTCATCCATTCCGAACCAATGGGCCATACTTGGTCCCTGATTCGCAAGCTCAATGGCTTGTTCTTTGAAGTTCATTTTTGAAAATACAGGGATGAAAGCACATGCCAGTCCTATAAGGATTAATAGGAGCATGGACAGCATTGCCACTTTATTTTTTTTCAGTCTCCGCCATGCATCTTGCCAGTATGTAATACTGGGTCTAGCAATGGCATCAGAAACTTCCTTATCATAACCAATTACCTCAAACAATTCTTCTTGAATTTCTTCTTGAATTTCTTTTTCAAATTCTGCTTCCATTGTATTCCCACCTCCTATCTTTTTTCTCCAGTTATTCTAACCCTTGGATCCACAACCCCATAAAGGATATCCATAAATACGATTGAAATTACAAAGAAGAATGAGAAAAAAATTGTGGTTGCCATAATCATCGTGAAATCTCTTCCATTTATACTCTCTACATAATACATCCCTAGTCCTGGAATCCCAAAGATTCTTTCAATAACAAAAGAGCCGGTAACAATGCCTGCTATTTGAGGAGCAATCATTGTAATGATCGGTGTTATACTATTTCTCAATATATGTTTTTTTATAATTGCCCATTTGGATAGACCTTTGGCTTTTGCAGTTTGGATATAATCATTGTTTAGTACATCTAAAACAGAGGTTCTCATAAATCTGGAATAGGTTGCAACACTTCCAAAGGAAGCTGCCAAAGTAGGTAGGATGGTATATTTAAACCCTGATGTCCATACATTTACAGAGGGCCATCCTATTATAGGAAAAAACTTTCCCCCTAAGGATTTTTGAAGTAGAGCAGCTAAAACAAAGCTTGGGACAGATACCCCCACCAGGGCAATAAATATAACGGAATAATCTATCCATGTATTTCTTCGAAAGGCAGCTATCGTTCCAAAGATCAACCCAACGATAACACCAAAGCCTATGGCCTGCAATCCTAATCTAGCTGATGCAGGAAATTTTTCTTTGATAATCTGATTGGCCGTAAGGCCTGGGCTCTTCATGGATTCTCCAAGATTCCCTTGGGCTACGTTTTTTAAGTAAATAAAATATCTTTCTACTACTGGCTTATTTAAGCCCCATTTTTCTTTTAAATTTTCCTCTACCGCCGGTGGTAGTAGCTTTGTACCAGTCTGTATTGGATCCCCAGGTAAGGTATTCATAAGAAAAAAAGTTGCTGTGACAATTACCCACATCGTAAGAATTAAATATCCTATTCTTTTTAAAATATACTGGGTCATACCAAAACCTCCTTTTTATGAAAGTAATACTGCAGCGGGTATGCCCCAGCCGCAGTATTCCTTACAAATGAATGATTACTTTTCTATATAAACATGTTTTAATTCATATGCTGGTCCACCGGCTTCAATACTAAGGCCTTTTACATAACTTTGTAAATAATTACTTGCAACATTGAAGGTTAAAGGAGCGATCCCTGCTTTATCCGCAATTAAGATTTTTTCTGCTTCTTTAAACATCTCAAGCCTCTTACCCATGTCTAATTCAGTGCTAGCTTTTTTTACCAACTCATCATACTGACTGTCGGAGAAAAAGGCTGAGTTATTTCCATCTCCTGTGATAAATAAGCCCATAAAGGTCATAGGATCGTTATAATCCGCTCCCCATCCAGTTTGAGCTACTTGATAAGTTCCCTTCATGATCATAGTATTGAAGGTTGCACCATCACTGGCCGTGTCAATATTCACTTTAACATTGAGATTTTCTTCCCATTGACTTTGATAGAATTCACCGATTACTCTTGTATCTGCATCAGCATTTCTTTGAAGGAAGGTTACCTCAATTTGCTTATCAGGGTCTAATCCTAGTTCTTGTAATCCTTGCTTTAATAATTCTTTAGGATCTTGGTTCTTTAGTGCCTTTAAGGGCTCTTCAACTGCTTCTCGAAATACTTCATCTCCATTGTTCAAACCATAGGGAACAAATGCATAGGCAGCCTGATCCTTTTTGGTAACATTCTTTACATATCCATCTCTATCCAATGCTAATGAGAAGGCTAATCTTACTTTTTCATTGGTAAAAATTTTATTTGGATCATTATTGTTAAAGGCTATATAGCCTACACTTGGATAATATCCTTTTATAGAGGTTACTTCACCTTTATCAATTCTATCCTCTAGCATATCTGAATACTCTTGTTTAACATTTTGTATTAAATCTAAGCTCTGGCCATCAAACATTTGTTGTCGTGTTGCTTCCTCAGGTACTAAATGGATATTTGCGGTATCCAGCTTTACCGATTCAGCATCCCAATAGTTTTCATTTTTCTTTAAAACAATCTTTGAACCTTTCACCCATTGATCGATAACAAAGGGACCTGAATAGACTACTTGTTGAGGATCTGTGCCATAAGCATCCCCAGCCTTTTCCACCATATCTTGTCTCAGGGGTAGAAGATTAACAAAATTCATTAGTTGAAGAAAATAGGGTGTTGGCTCATTTAAAGTAAATTCTAAAGTCTTCTCATCTATAGCTTTCACTCCTATATCTTCGGCTTTCCCTTTGTTTGTATTATATGCTTCTCCACCCTTTATCATATAAAAGATCCCTGCATTTGGGCAGGCTACTTCAGGTTCGAAAAGCCTCCTAACCGCATACACATAATCATCGGCGGTAACCTTTTGTCCATCTGACCAAGAATAATCTCTTAAATGAAAGGTCCATGTAAGGCCATCTTCAGAGTTTTCCCATTTTTCTGCGCCCGCTGCTACTAACTTTTTATCTTCCAATCTTACTAAGCCTTCTTGGGTTTCTTGGGCTACTGTGTTGGATGCAGAATCGGCTAATTTTGATGTATCAAGGGATGCTGGATCCTGGGTTGTTGCTACATTAATTACTTGTGGAGTATTGCCTCCCGAAGAATTTGTTTCGGTGTCCTTACCTCCTCCACATCCTGTCAGGATAGTAGCTAGCACTAAAGCTGTTGCCAGTGTAATTGCCAAGTGTTTCTTTTTTCTCATAGAAATGTACCCCCTTTAATTTTGGTATATTTAAATATCAATACATCCCCTTTAAAGCCCATACAGATACGGATAATCCTGATGTATAAAGTGGTGTATTAAAATATTTAACAAATTATACATATTGCTTTTCAGTGGTAAACTGAAATGTGCTTTCAGAAAACTTCCATAATAAATCTACACAAGCATTTACATCTTCCATACTGACGATGCCATTGGGGCTATGACCATATCTTGTAGGGATAGATATCCCTAAAGCTTTGACCCCGCAGTTGGATTTATTTATAGCTCCAGCGTCTGTTCCGCCTCCTGCAAGAGCATCTAATTGATATTTAATATTATTTTTTTCAGCACATTGAACCATGGTTTTCACCAGTTCTTCATCACATATTACTGAGCTATCCATTACTTTAATGGCTGCTCCACCACCAATGACTGCATTTCCATCGGTATCTGTTGGCACATCAAAGGATCCAGTTATATCAACGGCTATCCCTAAATCAGGATTTATTCTTTCTGCTGCTACCGTAGCCCCAATTAGTCCTACTTCCTCTTGGACGGAAAACACAAAATAAATATCATGATAGGGATCTTTAACCTTTTTTAAGGCCTCTATTAATATGTAGCAACCTATTCTATCGTCTATAGCCTTTGCGGTTACACAATGATTATGAAGCTCTTTATATTCTCCCATATAGGATGCGGGCTCCCCTATGGAAACATACTTTAATGCATCTTCTTTTGAAACAGCACAGATATCAACATAAAGCTTATGAATATCTGTGGCTCCTACTTTATCCATCTTCTCAAAAGAACTTATTGTGCCACAGGTGCCATTTTTAAATTGCACCCTATTCATAAAGGAAACCTGTGGAGATATTCCTCCAACTTTCTTGACCTTTACAAAGCCTTTGTCGGTTACTCCTAATACGCCAAAGCCTATTTCATCCATATGGCTTGACACCATTATCTTTTTCTTTTCCTCTCCAATACCTCTTTTTAAGGCGATGACATTGCCTATAGCATCTATTTTAAGTTCATCCACACAAGCCTTTATATTTTCTATAATGATATTGGCTATCTCTTTCTCAAAGCCACTGACCCCAAATGCTTGAGTTAATTCTTTTAGCAACATAAATTCTACCTCCTCTTTTGATAACCTTATTTAAAGTGAATTCGAAATGTTTTAATTTCATATGGATTGATCTGAAAGTCCATTTTATTGTTATGACTTTTCGCCGTACCTATTGTATTCTCCAATAAATCACATTCGTAAGCAACTTTTATTTCGTTATTGAAGCTTACTTGGATCTTTTCTTTCATGTTCTTATATTCATAAAATCTTACGATTACTCCATCCCCTGTTTCAGCTTTCTTCACCACTTCTGCAATACAATTGGGTTTATTGATTTTTAATAAGGACATTTGGCTTGGCAATATTCCTTCATGCTCTTCTTCCACTACGGTATGCATAGGTACATTCAGGTTATAAGCCATTTCTTGGGTCTTTGCTTCCTTCCAAGTATTTTTGTGGGGATAGATGGAATAGGTAAACTCATGGATCCCCAGATCTGCCTCAGGATTTGGATAGGTTCCTGCTTTTATTAATGTCAGCCTCATCATCCCATCCTTTATGTCGTAGCCGTATTTGCAATCATTTAATAGGCTTACACCATATGCTCCTTCAGATAAGTCCGCCCATTTATGTCCACATGTTTCAAATTGAGCGACCTCCCAGCTTGTATTGTTATGTGTTGGTCTTTCTATATTTCCATATTGTATTTCATAGGTTGCCTTACTTGAGTTCACATCAATTGGAAAGGCTACTTTCAGAAGGATATTTTTTTCCTTCCAATCTACACAGTTTTTGAAATCTATGCGGGGGATATCTCTATAGAAATAGATATATTGTGCTAAAGTGGAGTCACAAAAGTTTCGTTCAATCTTGATGCAATATCTTATTGGGCCCTTTTCAATTACCTCTACCTGCTTTACATCATTTACTTCCCACATTTTCTTCTTATAATAGATATCGATATCCCAGTTTTCCCAATTCATTGGCCTGTCTTCAAAGGCCTGTAAAACATTAGCCCTCTTGTTTTCTTTAATAACTTCTCTTTCATTTTTTTTATCATATAATGAGGTGATGTTATATTTTTCATCAAAGCTCACCTTGAAATACTGATTTTCAAACTCCTTATCTAGGTTTGTCTCCTCCCTAGGAGTTTTTACATTTTGGTCGACTATGCTATAGGTCTTATAACCTTTGGAGGGAACCTTTTCTGCATAAAAGATGAACTTCTTCCCATGATCTATTTCTT
The Irregularibacter muris DNA segment above includes these coding regions:
- a CDS encoding M42 family metallopeptidase; the protein is MLLKELTQAFGVSGFEKEIANIIIENIKACVDELKIDAIGNVIALKRGIGEEKKKIMVSSHMDEIGFGVLGVTDKGFVKVKKVGGISPQVSFMNRVQFKNGTCGTISSFEKMDKVGATDIHKLYVDICAVSKEDALKYVSIGEPASYMGEYKELHNHCVTAKAIDDRIGCYILIEALKKVKDPYHDIYFVFSVQEEVGLIGATVAAERINPDLGIAVDITGSFDVPTDTDGNAVIGGGAAIKVMDSSVICDEELVKTMVQCAEKNNIKYQLDALAGGGTDAGAINKSNCGVKALGISIPTRYGHSPNGIVSMEDVNACVDLLWKFSESTFQFTTEKQYV
- a CDS encoding ABC transporter permease, encoding MTQYILKRIGYLILTMWVIVTATFFLMNTLPGDPIQTGTKLLPPAVEENLKEKWGLNKPVVERYFIYLKNVAQGNLGESMKSPGLTANQIIKEKFPASARLGLQAIGFGVIVGLIFGTIAAFRRNTWIDYSVIFIALVGVSVPSFVLAALLQKSLGGKFFPIIGWPSVNVWTSGFKYTILPTLAASFGSVATYSRFMRTSVLDVLNNDYIQTAKAKGLSKWAIIKKHILRNSITPIITMIAPQIAGIVTGSFVIERIFGIPGLGMYYVESINGRDFTMIMATTIFFSFFFVISIVFMDILYGVVDPRVRITGEKR
- a CDS encoding peptide ABC transporter substrate-binding protein produces the protein MRKKKHLAITLATALVLATILTGCGGGKDTETNSSGGNTPQVINVATTQDPASLDTSKLADSASNTVAQETQEGLVRLEDKKLVAAGAEKWENSEDGLTWTFHLRDYSWSDGQKVTADDYVYAVRRLFEPEVACPNAGIFYMIKGGEAYNTNKGKAEDIGVKAIDEKTLEFTLNEPTPYFLQLMNFVNLLPLRQDMVEKAGDAYGTDPQQVVYSGPFVIDQWVKGSKIVLKKNENYWDAESVKLDTANIHLVPEEATRQQMFDGQSLDLIQNVKQEYSDMLEDRIDKGEVTSIKGYYPSVGYIAFNNNDPNKIFTNEKVRLAFSLALDRDGYVKNVTKKDQAAYAFVPYGLNNGDEVFREAVEEPLKALKNQDPKELLKQGLQELGLDPDKQIEVTFLQRNADADTRVIGEFYQSQWEENLNVKVNIDTASDGATFNTMIMKGTYQVAQTGWGADYNDPMTFMGLFITGDGNNSAFFSDSQYDELVKKASTELDMGKRLEMFKEAEKILIADKAGIAPLTFNVASNYLQSYVKGLSIEAGGPAYELKHVYIEK
- a CDS encoding ABC transporter permease; this translates as MEAEFEKEIQEEIQEELFEVIGYDKEVSDAIARPSITYWQDAWRRLKKNKVAMLSMLLLILIGLACAFIPVFSKMNFKEQAIELANQGPSMAHWFGMDELGRDIFVRIWVGGRVSMLIGLIGAFVSLIVGATYGGISGYFGGIVDDIMMRIVEVIVGIPYMIIVILVSISLGKGLTSLIIALCITSWTGLARLVRGQVLQLKESEYVLAAQMLGSTPIKIVFKHLLPNTLSVIIVNLTFQVPGFIFSEAFLSFIGLGVQPPYTSWGAMASLGQQQMTYYPHELFFPAVAISVTMLAFNLLGDGLRDALDPKLRQ
- a CDS encoding ABC transporter ATP-binding protein, producing MIKLLEVKNLKVSFNTYAGEVQAVRGVSFYLNKGDSLAIVGESGCGKTVTSKTIIGLIDTPPGEIKEDSEILFNGEDVLKFSQKEWQHYRGRDVSMIFQDPMTSLNPTMKIGNQIAESLMIHRGMAKAEALQEAIKMLEVVNIPNATERIRQYPHQFSGGMRQRVMIAISLACNPQLLIADEPTTALDVTIQAQIMDLLKELQSKLGTAIIMITHDLGVVAGMAKRIAVMYAGKIIETGLVDELFEDPKHPYTVSLLNAVPKLELKNKEKLVSIQGTPPDLLAPPKGCSFASRCKYCMKICKIKYPEASWISDTHEVTCWLQHPSSPKINLAEDIRRDL